GCAGACCGAGGGCAACTTCGCCGCGCCCGCCCTTGTCAGCCTCGCTTTCAACGCGATCTTGATAACGTCCATCCTCGTGCTTGGGCCCGCGTTCGGCATCGGAGCAGTAGCCGCCGGCACTGTAGCGGCAGTGGGCGCCCAAGCCCTTCTCCAGGTGCCAGCGCTCGTCAGGCTTGGATACAGATGGCAACCCATCCTCGACCTCCGCGACGCCGGGCTGCGGCGCATCGGAGCGCTCGTGGGGCCTGTGCTTGTGGCCACTGCCGTAGGCCAGCTCGGCCTCGTTGTGGACCGGGTGCTTGCGTCGGGCCTTGCAGAAGGGAGCGTGGCGGCGCTAAACTACGGCAATCGGCTGATGGGGCTGGTCCCGGGGATCTTCGGGCTTGCCATCGTCACGGTCATGTATCCCACGCTGGCGAGCCTTGCGGCTGCCCGCGACCTCGCGCGGTTCGGGCGGGCGTTCGCCGAGGCCGCGAAGATGATCAACTTCGTTTGTGTCCCGGTGGCTGTCGGTATGGCCGTCCTTCGAGTGCCGCTGGTTCGGCTGGCGTTCGAGAGAGGTGCGTTCGACGCGCGTGCCACGGAGGCCACGGCCTGGGCGCTCCTCTTCTTTTGCGTGGGGGTGGGTGTGTTCACGCTGCGCGACATGGCGAACCGGGCGTTTTTTGCGCTTCAAGATACCACTACTCCCATGATCGTCGGGGCCGCGAGCGTCGCGGTGAACATCGCGGCGAATCTCATTCTGGTCGGGCCTCTCAAGCACGGAGGCCTGGCCTTGGGCACGTCACTTGCGGGCGTGTTCGGCGTGGCCGTGTTGCTGTGGAAGCTCCGCGCACTCGTGCGGGCGCTCGCGCTCAGCGCGGCGGCTCGCCCGGAGACTGGCGTGACGTCGGAGGCCGCGGACCAGGCTTCCCAAGCGGCATCCTGCGACCGCCGGGGCGGCGACGGTGCCTCTTGGCCCCGGTCTCACGTGGAGCGACTCGAAAGGCTTGGGCCAGAGCTCTCTCCAGGGATCGGGGGTCGTTCCATCCTGAGCTCGCTCTGGCGCGTTCTTGTGGCTTCAGCAGGGATGGGGGCGGTGGTGCAGGTTGTGCACCCGGCGCTCGAGGCCTGTGCGCCCGGGGCAGGCGTCCTAGCCCAGGGGCTGCGCCTGTTCGGGTCGGTCGCCGTGGGCGTTGTGTGCTATGCGGTCCTCGTGTGGGCGTTGAAGGTTCCCGAAGCCTGGCTCGCTGCTGATACCGCGCTGAAGATCCTGCGCCGTGTGGCGTCCGCCGTGCATCGGCGGCGCCGGCGGTGTGGCGGTGTAGAGCGCCGGTCTACGTTGTAGTTGAATGCCGCGTAATGCCGGGGACCCGCATCCCCGCGTCGCACGCGCGCACGGGCTACGTGCCTTCGCGCCTCGCCAAGCCCGGACGAGGTCCTATCGCTCCGACCCGGGCGGGCCGGCGCCGATGGACGGCTCTTGCTTTCAAACCCGTTCCCCCCTATGGCATTACCCGCTCAGTCGTGGTAAAATGTCCAGTAATACATGCAGTAATACATGCCGCGGATGGACATTTCCCCGCGTTCCGGACGTTCCAACCGCTGGGGTGGTCCTGGCATTGAAGGGAGATAGTGTGCGTATGCGGGCCGCGCCTGAACACGAGCGCTCCAAGGGAATCATCGCGAGGTACGGCGAATGGCTGCCTCGGGTCGACCCGAACGCCGTTGTCACGCTCGGGGAGGGTGGAACGCCTCTCATTGAGGCATGCGCCGTCTCCGAAGCCGTGCGGGAAGCGCAAGCGCAGGCGCAGGCGGCGGCGGGCTCCGGCACTGCCATGAGCCCGGCGGAGCCGCTCCTGGCTGATGCCGCCGGTGCAGCCGATGCCGCCCGGTCGGGCGGCGAAACGCCGCGGGTCTACCTCAAGTACGAAGGCCTCAACCCCACTGGGTCTTTCAAGGACAGGGGCATGGCTTATGCAGTGAGCAAGGCACGGGAGGCAGGCTACCGGGTCGCGGTGTGCGCGTCCACCGGCAACACGTCGGCCTCCGCAGCGGCGTACTGCGCGAGGGCCGGAATACGGCCTGTGGTAGTCATTCCCCAGGCTGCGATCGCCGCGGGAAAACTGGCGCAGGCGATAGCGCACGGGGCAGTTGTCGTGGCCGTCAAGGGCAACTTTGATGAGGCCCTTCGGGTCGTCCGCGAGCTGGTGGCGCGACACAGGATCGCGCTCCTCAACTCCCTCAACCCGGACCGTATCGAAGGCCAGAAGACCGCGGCCTTCGAGGTGTGCGACCAGCTTGGGGGGCACGCGCCGGATTACCTGGCGATCCCCGTCGGGAACGCAGGCAACATCACCGCCTATTGGAAGGGCTTTCGCGAGTATAGGGATCGGGGGAAGGTCGCGTCCGTCCCGCGCATGCTCGGATTCCAAGCGGCTGGAGCCGCGCCCATAGTTGAGGGCCGGCCCATCGAGCGGCCGCAGACCATAGCGACGGCGATAAGGATCGGAAACCCTGCGAGCTGGAAGAGCGCGGTCGCGGCCAGGGACGAGTCAGGCGGGCTGATAGAGAGCGTGACGGACGAAGAGATCCTGGACGCATGCCGTTTATTGGCGACGAGGGAAGGGGTCCTGGTAGAGCCCGCGTCCGCGGCGTCGGTTGCCGGCGTGCTAAAGCTGGCGCGCCGGGGCTATTTCCGTGGCCGGCATGGCGCCACAGTTGTGTGTGTCCTGACCGGTCACGGCTTGAAAGACCCGGACGCCATGATGCAGCTCGGGGCACAGCCGTTTGTGTCCGAGCCGGACACAGCCTCGGTGGAGGCTATCCTCGCGACGGCCGGGGCTCTGCCGTCCTAACATCTCAAACGGATAGCCGCGAGTGCTGCTGCCTTGCGACGCGTAAGTCTTGTCAAGGGAGGAAGGTGATCTTCGTGGCCGAAGTGGTCGAAGTCCGCGTGCCGGCTTCCACGGCGAACCTCGGGCCAGGCTTTGACGCCGTGGGGATGGCCATTGAGCTTTTCAACGTGGTGAGGATGGGCACTACTAGCACCACAGGCCTGGAGATCACCGTCCTCGGCGATAGCAGGGACCTGCCGGTGGACTGGACGAATCTCGTGGCGCGGTCGGCGGCCACCTTCTTCGAGGAGGTGGGGCTGCCAGTGCCGGGCCTGCGGATTCACGTTCATCAGAGGATTCCGGTTTCGCGCGGCCTCGGATCAAGCGCTGCGGCCATCGTGGCGGGGCTCGTGGGTGCCAACGCCCTTGCCGGATTCCCCCTCAATCACGACGACCTGTTCCGGCTCGCTGCAGACATAGAGGGCCATCCGGACAATGTCGGCGCCGCGCTTTTCGGAGGGCTCGTGGTCAGCGTGGCCGATGAGCGCGGCCGCCTGCGCTACATCAAAATGGGCGTTCCTACCGATCTTCACCTGGCGATCGTCATACCCGATTTCCATGTGCCCACTGAGGTCGCGAGGCGGGTCTTGCCTAAGAGCGTGACGCTGGCGGATGCGGTCTACAACATCGGTCGGACCGCGCTCCTCGTGGCCTCGATCGCGTCGGGCAGGCTCGACCTCCTGGGCGACGCCATGGCCGACAAGCTTCATCAGCCCTATAGGTCGGCTCTCGTGCCTGGGATGGATGACGTGCTCGCCTCGGCGATGCGGGCGGGGGCGCTTGGGGCTGCCTTGAGCGGGTCGGGGCCGTCGGTCGTCGCTTTCGCGAAACAGGACCCTCAGAGGGTGGCCAAGGCCATGGCGGCAACGTTCGCGGCGAGCGGTGTGAAATGCCGTGCCGTCGTGACACGGGTATGTCAGCGTGGCGCCGCTGTGGGGATGGGTTGCGATTCTGGAGCGCCTTCGAAGGGCCTGCCCGGCGAGGACAGCCCCTTCCGCGCCCGCACGGCGCTGAGGAGGATGAGGCCAAGCCGGAGACGGGCGTTGTACCGAGGCGAGGTGTACTCGTGAATCCCGGAGAGGTCGACCGCGTGAAAAGCGTCGTCGCGCGCCGCGGCGGGCGCGAGGTGCGCTGGGTTTTCTATCTCGAGGACTGTGTGTCCGGAATGAGGCGTCGCCTCGCGCCGGGGAGCGTCGACGTAGTGGTGACGTCGCCCCCTTACAATTTGGGCGTCCGCTACGGTACATACGACGACGCGATTGACAGGCGTGATTACCTGGCCTGGACTGCGGAGTGGGCGGCCGCGGTGCGGGACGTGATGTCCGACGATGCGTCGCTGTTCCTGAATGTGGGGTCCAAACCCACGGATCCGTGGGTCCCGTTTGACGTGGCCGGGGTGATGCGGGGGCTTTTCCAGCTCCAGAACGTGATCCACTGGGTGAAGTCCATCGCCATCTCCAAGGCCGACGTGGGCGATTACGGCGCGATAGTGTCAGATGTCGCGGTGGGCCACTACAAACCCATCAACGGCCGGCGCTTTCTCAACGATTGTCACGAGTACATCCTCCATTTCACGAAGACCGGCAGGGTGCCGCTGGACCGGTTGGCCATCGGCGTCCCGTACCAGGACAGGTCCAACGTCGGGCGCTGGAAGAACGCCGGCGCGGGCGTGCGGTGCCGCGGGAACACCTGGTTCATCCCGTATGACACGATCACGAGGCGAGAGAAGGACAGGCCTCACCCAGCGACGTTCCCGCCGCGGCTGCCCGAGATGTGCATAAGGTTACACGGCGTAAGTCGATGTCAGCTCGTGCTCGATCCCTTCCTGGGCATCGGTAATACTGCCATCGCGTGCGTTAGGCTCGATGTGCCGTTCGTGGGGTTCGAGATAGACAAGGCCTATTTCGATGAGGCTGTGCGCAGGGTGAAGGCGGAGGCCAAACCAGCCGAGGTAGACGGGGGTGGGCCCCGCGCGACCGGGTCGGCTGACCAGAGCTGAGCGTCGGATGCCCGTGGCGCTCACCTTCCCTCGTTGTTCCTCGCTTTCCTTCGCTTTCTCTCGCCTTCCGAGGGCTTCCGACGACTTCCAAGGGGGCCTGCGCTGCGCCAGCGTGATGGGGCGGGTGGATATGGAGCCCAGAGCCGACCCAGCGCGCATCATGACCGTGCCGGAGGAATTCCGGGAAGACTCCGTCGTCGCCGCGACAGGCAACGATTTCGTGTCGCTGCCGGAGATCGACGCCTGGGGCCGGGTCCATAGCGTGACGTTCCTGCATGC
Above is a genomic segment from Bacillota bacterium containing:
- the murJ gene encoding murein biosynthesis integral membrane protein MurJ, which encodes MASREGLFKAAGIIAFVSVVSKVLGFVRETSLAAVFGATYLTDAYLVGQTIPMLVFSAVGAALGNTFIPVFSQVKQERGRSAAFRMANSVINATLLLSIGCIVLGEALAGLLTRLVAPGFEGPVRSLTVSLSRVMFPMVLFQGLSGVFTGMLQTEGNFAAPALVSLAFNAILITSILVLGPAFGIGAVAAGTVAAVGAQALLQVPALVRLGYRWQPILDLRDAGLRRIGALVGPVLVATAVGQLGLVVDRVLASGLAEGSVAALNYGNRLMGLVPGIFGLAIVTVMYPTLASLAAARDLARFGRAFAEAAKMINFVCVPVAVGMAVLRVPLVRLAFERGAFDARATEATAWALLFFCVGVGVFTLRDMANRAFFALQDTTTPMIVGAASVAVNIAANLILVGPLKHGGLALGTSLAGVFGVAVLLWKLRALVRALALSAAARPETGVTSEAADQASQAASCDRRGGDGASWPRSHVERLERLGPELSPGIGGRSILSSLWRVLVASAGMGAVVQVVHPALEACAPGAGVLAQGLRLFGSVAVGVVCYAVLVWALKVPEAWLAADTALKILRRVASAVHRRRRRCGGVERRSTL
- a CDS encoding threonine synthase gives rise to the protein MSPAEPLLADAAGAADAARSGGETPRVYLKYEGLNPTGSFKDRGMAYAVSKAREAGYRVAVCASTGNTSASAAAYCARAGIRPVVVIPQAAIAAGKLAQAIAHGAVVVAVKGNFDEALRVVRELVARHRIALLNSLNPDRIEGQKTAAFEVCDQLGGHAPDYLAIPVGNAGNITAYWKGFREYRDRGKVASVPRMLGFQAAGAAPIVEGRPIERPQTIATAIRIGNPASWKSAVAARDESGGLIESVTDEEILDACRLLATREGVLVEPASAASVAGVLKLARRGYFRGRHGATVVCVLTGHGLKDPDAMMQLGAQPFVSEPDTASVEAILATAGALPS
- a CDS encoding homoserine kinase, with amino-acid sequence MAEVVEVRVPASTANLGPGFDAVGMAIELFNVVRMGTTSTTGLEITVLGDSRDLPVDWTNLVARSAATFFEEVGLPVPGLRIHVHQRIPVSRGLGSSAAAIVAGLVGANALAGFPLNHDDLFRLAADIEGHPDNVGAALFGGLVVSVADERGRLRYIKMGVPTDLHLAIVIPDFHVPTEVARRVLPKSVTLADAVYNIGRTALLVASIASGRLDLLGDAMADKLHQPYRSALVPGMDDVLASAMRAGALGAALSGSGPSVVAFAKQDPQRVAKAMAATFAASGVKCRAVVTRVCQRGAAVGMGCDSGAPSKGLPGEDSPFRARTALRRMRPSRRRALYRGEVYS
- a CDS encoding site-specific DNA-methyltransferase yields the protein MRRRLAPGSVDVVVTSPPYNLGVRYGTYDDAIDRRDYLAWTAEWAAAVRDVMSDDASLFLNVGSKPTDPWVPFDVAGVMRGLFQLQNVIHWVKSIAISKADVGDYGAIVSDVAVGHYKPINGRRFLNDCHEYILHFTKTGRVPLDRLAIGVPYQDRSNVGRWKNAGAGVRCRGNTWFIPYDTITRREKDRPHPATFPPRLPEMCIRLHGVSRCQLVLDPFLGIGNTAIACVRLDVPFVGFEIDKAYFDEAVRRVKAEAKPAEVDGGGPRATGSADQS